ACAACACAACTGGCCGGTACCATATTTGATGTTCCTACTCCCTACATGGATTTAGTAGTTGTGGGTGCTTTTATCCAACATTAAAACATAAGTCAAATGATTTCTCTCTGGAAGCCACTAGGCCACTCTTGACAGCCTACACGAAGACTTCCCTCCAATATTAGTCTTGCACTTGAGTTGTTTTCCCCGTAATTTGATTGGTTTCTAAAGGGATGAAAAACAATATATTGATGCATCAAATTTCAACTGATTGGAGATTAATGGCTAATCACTCCTCCTGTTTAGTCATAGCTAATGTACAGTACATACCATGTCAAATCCGTGTTTCATAGATTTGGTTTCGGTTTCACTCTGAAACAGCAATGCAGTGAAATGATCATGCTATGTACCATACCAGCTGGCTAGAGCATATAAACTCATTCCTAACTGGGTCTGAAACCTGATTGACTCCGTCAATCCGAGTACGGAACGTATTCTATATTTGTTAGGTACATATTTGATTTCTTGatgtcttttttcttttctttttatgagAAGAGATCACAAGAAGCTACAAGAAACAGCCgtacataaatttttttttgcagaaaTGTTACTTCTGGAAGTCATCAGTTATGTTGCGGTCGACATAATTGGAAGCATTACTGCTACAGCCTATAGGGTACCATACCAATGTCATCGATGAATTTTGACTCAGAAATCGCGATTTAGACATTTAATTAGTTCGAAAATGTGAGTTTTCAACACCCAACAAGCTAATCACTGTATTTACTTTTCTAGATCTCTGAATTTACCACTCTACTAGACGATCCACAACGTGGGAATAATCATAAAGAGTATGCATTGGCGGAAAGTGAGATCAGACATATCGCAGACATTGCTAATGCTAGGTTTTTAAAGTTCCGCATAAAATCATCCCTATGCTAAGTTAATCCCAAAACTTGTCCGGAAAACCCCCAACATTCAAAGTTGAAAGTCACGTTTtgcagtattttttttttgtcaactcGGGCATGTACGGATGCACCAAACAGAATAACCATGACTTTTGGCGTCTTTCCTTGTGGCGGCATTGGCAATGCAGTTCGGTCCTTATCGATGGTACCTAATTCTCACCCTCCCACTCCACACTATCTAAACACTATGTTTAGAAGAAAATTATGATCATCAAACAAAAATTCAAACTCTCATGAACAATTAAGAACATCAAAGAAAAATTCATCTTTCAGAATGTAAAATTCAACTTGAATTGAAATCATTACCAATatatacaaagaaaaagaaagagaattaCTCCTAGAAATTTGGTTTAATCTAATCCTCATCAAAATTTATAAACGAATAACTAAGAACAAGAACAAATCAAACAAATCCATGacccagaaaaataaaaaatctaaaagatTTTATTActaagatgatgatgatcaacaacATCAACACTAGTAGAACAAGAAAGTAATTTACGGAACAAAGAAAACAGAGATTCTTTAACTTTCCTCACAATAGtacactttcttcttcttcttcttaattttttACCGCCATTAATGGCGATAACACTACCcccttttgatgatgatgatctctTGTTATACAGAACAACTTTATCTTTAACTTTCCCGAAACATCTCTTAGTTTTCTCAGGAactgtttctttcttcttctctgtagTAAATTTATAACTTCGAATATACATGTTTCTACAAGATATAGAATCCAAAACCCTTGGAGGACCATTCTTCATCACCTTTCCTCCTTGTTCTTGATCTTGAGAAAGACTTACTGATTTCAAAAACTCTTTATCAGATTCTGGCCAAGTATGTAAATCTGCATAACTTGCTTTCCTTCTTGGATGAACTTTACTAACATCATCAACAACACAGTTTGATTTACAAATCGAACCCATTGATTATTTTTCTgggttttaattttgatttgggTTTTTGGGTTTTaaatcagagaaatcaatcttaGATCGCAAGAAAAGATAATGATGAGATCTCTCTAGAGAAAAGCAGAGAGGGTTCTTATTTTTTTTCAGTGGGTATGAGAATGATGATTTAACATGATTAAAGGTTTATATAAGTAATGACTCTGATTTCTGAAAAAGTTACCAGGAAGATGGTAACTAACTGTTTGTTAGTCAACTTTGACGGTAAAAATGGGATTTGGATTGTGTTTGGGATTAGTATGGATTTGGGTAGGGATTAGGATTGAGATTAGATGATTTTTCTGGGATTAACTTCCAGGG
This portion of the Papaver somniferum cultivar HN1 chromosome 11, ASM357369v1, whole genome shotgun sequence genome encodes:
- the LOC113320581 gene encoding uncharacterized protein LOC113320581; this translates as MGSICKSNCVVDDVSKVHPRRKASYADLHTWPESDKEFLKSVSLSQDQEQGGKVMKNGPPRVLDSISCRNMYIRSYKFTTEKKKETVPEKTKRCFGKVKDKVVLYNKRSSSSKGGSVIAINGGKKLRRRRRKCTIVRKVKESLFSLFRKLLSCSTSVDVVDHHHLSNKIF